A single genomic interval of Musa acuminata AAA Group cultivar baxijiao chromosome BXJ3-4, Cavendish_Baxijiao_AAA, whole genome shotgun sequence harbors:
- the LOC103980474 gene encoding protein neprosin, whose product MASNGCRHSLSIHAIVSLVLMLLAAAATCLPASAANSPKQSNKPSLKTVQSPDGDIIDCVPSHLQPAFDHPKLKGLKPLEPPMRPQGRKAKSMAGGITQLWRASGETCPQGTVPIRRTTEEEALRVRKYERKLVEGAGESPSTNHEYAIGTVEDENLYYGAEATYNVWAPAVANNGEFSLSQFWLTSGTYATNLNTIEAGWQVLYGNSYPRFFIYWTADGYQNTGCYDLECAGFVQTNNDIVVGGSINPTSTYDGQQSEMKLLVWKDHKDGNWWLEWDSTVVGYWPSSLFSHLADNATSVQFGGEIVNNGPSGVHTATQMGSGYFPEEGYRRAAYTRNLQVVDATNTLFPVQSLSLTAGKPNCYNITKGVNSDWGTHFFFGGPGRSDVCP is encoded by the exons ATGGCTTCTAATGGATGCAGGCACTCTCTTTCCATCCACGCCATCGTCTCTCTCGTGCTTATGTTGCTTGCTGCCGCTGCTACCTGTCTCCCGGCTTCAGCAGCAAACAGCCCAAAGCAGTCGAACAAGCCTTCTCTGAAGACAGTGCAG AGTCCAGATGGCGACATCATCGACTGCGTTCCCTCTCATCTCCAACCGGCATTCGATCATCCCAAGCTCAAAGGACTGAAACCCTTG GAACCGCCTATGAGACCCCAAGGCCGCAAGGCCAAGTCCATGGCCGGTGGCATAACCCAGTTGTGGAGAGCCTCCGGGGAGACGTGCCCACAGGGAACAGTTCCGATTAGAAGAACCACGGAAGAAGAGGCTCTGCGAGTGAGGAAGTATGAGAGGAAGCTTGTAGAGGGTGCAGGAGAAAGTCCCTCCACTAATCATGAG TATGCAATTGGGACGGTGGAAGATGAAAACTTGTACTACGGTGCAGAAGCCACCTACAACGTGTGGGCGCCGGCGGTGGCCAACAACGGCGAGTTCAGCTTATCACAGTTTTGGCTCACGTCTGGCACTTACGCCACCAACCTCAACACCATCGAAGCCGGGTGGCAG GTTCTATACGGGAATAGCTATCCAAGATTCTTCATTTACTGGACG GCCGATGGGTATCAGAACACGGGTTGCTATGACCTAGAGTGCGCTGGTTTCGTCCAAACCAACAACGATATCGTTGTCGGAGGTTCCATCAATCCAACATCGACTTACGATGGCCAGCAATCCGAAATGAAGCTACTGGTTTGGAAG GATCACAAGGATGGGAACTGGTGGCTGGAGTGGGACTCCACCGTGGTCGGCTACTGGCCGTCGTCCTTGTTCAGCCACCTCGCGGACAACGCAACCTCGGTGCAGTTCGGCGGCGAGATCGTCAACAACGGCCCTTCCGGCGTCCACACCGCCACCCAGATGGGCAGCGGATACTTCCCGGAGGAAGGCTACCGCAGAGCTGCTTACACTCGTAACCTACAAGTGGTGGACGCCACCAACACCCTCTTCCCGGTGCAGAGCCTCAGCCTCACTGCCGGAAAGCCCAACTGCTACAACATAACCAAAGGCGTCAACAGTGACTGGGGAACGCACTTCTTCTTTGGAGGCCCGGGAAGGAGCGATGTGTGCCCTTGA
- the LOC103975120 gene encoding protein EMSY-LIKE 3 isoform X4 — protein MIGAIPYANIPNDMEVQIHRLEQDAYSSVLRAFKAQSDAITWEKEDLITELRKELRVSDEEHRELLSRVNADDIIQRIREWRQAGGLKTGMLGNAQPDVAAPDVSASQKRQKISQPISTVSVGAPSPALHSQLAASMQPSSSIAKRGAAAGTKSKKPKSGWTLSGASSVKSMQYPSAGPSGRVQISNRKYSVAFAAGETPEPASLDPLIGRKVMTRWPEDDNFYEAVITDYNPLEGLHALVYDIGTDNETWKWVNLKEICPEDVRWEGEDPGITHQSGQGPPHHGVKRTTGHGGGIPGAGRGRGSLKSQTKRDFPPSQNGNAKKSTGDIEILHTETLIKEVEKLLGESHIDTLEIDKAKKMLKEHEQALMDAIARLVDASDCESPIAASCFAEEAKHQFSHGQPVDRDRE, from the exons ATGATTGGTGCTATTCCATATGCTAACATACCAAATGATATGGAAGTTCAAATACATCGGCTTGAGCAAGATGCATATAGTTCAGTTCTTCGAGCGTTTAAGGCTCAATCTGATGCCATTACTTGG GAGAAGGAAGATCTTATAACTGAGCTCAGAAAGGAGCTGAGAGTATCAGATGAGGAACACAGAGAACTATTAAGCAGGGTTAATGCTGATGACATTATTCAGAGAATAAG AGAATGGAGGCAGGCAGGTGGACTCAAAACTGGAATGCTTGGTAATGCTCAACCAGATGTAGCAGCGCCTGATGTTTCAGCATCTCAAAAGAGGCAGAAGATATCTCAGCCTATATCTACTGTCTCAGTAGGTGCACCATCTCCTGCACTGCACTCACAACTTGCTGCTTCCATGCAGCCTTCATCATCAATTGCAAAAAGGGGAGCTGCTGCAGGAACCAAATCCAAGAAGCCTAAATCa GGTTGGACATTATCTGGTGCATCTTCGGTGAAATCCATGCAGTACCCTTCTGCAGGTCCTAGTGGAAGGgtccaaatttccaataggaaataTTCTGTTGCTTTTGCAGCAGGTGAAACTCCTGAGCCAGCATCACTTGATCCACTAATTGGGCGGAAAGTCATGACTAGATGGCCCGaagatgataatttttatgaagCTGTTATAACTGATTATAATCCACTTGAG GGTCTGCATGCTTTAGTTTATGATATTGGCACGGACAATGAGACATGGAAATGGGTCAATCTCAAAGAG ATTTGTCCAGAAGATGTAAGATGGGAGGGTGAGGATCCAGGTATCACTCATCAGTCTGGTCAAGGTCCACCACATCATGGGGTTAAGAGGACCACAGGCCACGGTGGTGGAATTCCAGGTGCAGGAAGGGGAAGAGGATCCCTGAAGAGTCAGACGAAGAGAGATTTTCCCCCATCCCAAAATGGCAATGCGAAGAAGAGCACTGGTGATATTGAAATACTCCACACTGAAACTCTAATAAAGGAA GTAGAGAAACTTCTTGGTGAAAGTCATATTGATACTCTCGAGATTGACAAAGCCAAGAAAATGTTGAAA GAGCACGAACAGGCATTGATGGATGCAATTGCAAGGCTAGTAGATGCATCTGATTGTGAGAG CCCCATTGCGGCATCTTGTTTTGCAGAAGAGGCCAAGCACCAGTTCTCACATGGCCAACCCGTCGACCGTGATCGAGAATGA
- the LOC103975120 gene encoding protein EMSY-LIKE 3 isoform X2, with protein MEYGPYDSSGTDDDLPPSHYNRSARGVCVNGNGRAMIGAIPYANIPNDMEVQIHRLEQDAYSSVLRAFKAQSDAITWEKEDLITELRKELRVSDEEHRELLSRVNADDIIQRIREWRQAGGLKTGMLGNAQPDVAAPDVSASQKRQKISQPISTVSVGAPSPALHSQLAASMQPSSSIAKRGAAAGTKSKKPKSGWTLSGASSVKSMQYPSAGPSGRVQISNRKYSVAFAAGETPEPASLDPLIGRKVMTRWPEDDNFYEAVITDYNPLEGLHALVYDIGTDNETWKWVNLKEICPEDVRWEGEDPGITHQSGQGPPHHGVKRTTGHGGGIPGAGRGRGSLKSQTKRDFPPSQNGNAKKSTGDIEILHTETLIKEVEKLLGESHIDTLEIDKAKKMLKEHEQALMDAIARLVDASDCERRGQAPVLTWPTRRP; from the exons ATGGAGTATGGCCCTTATGATAGTAGCG GAACTGATGATGATCTTCCACCATCTCATTATAATAGGAGTGCAAGAGGAGTATGTGTGAATGGGAATGGAAGAGCGATGATTGGTGCTATTCCATATGCTAACATACCAAATGATATGGAAGTTCAAATACATCGGCTTGAGCAAGATGCATATAGTTCAGTTCTTCGAGCGTTTAAGGCTCAATCTGATGCCATTACTTGG GAGAAGGAAGATCTTATAACTGAGCTCAGAAAGGAGCTGAGAGTATCAGATGAGGAACACAGAGAACTATTAAGCAGGGTTAATGCTGATGACATTATTCAGAGAATAAG AGAATGGAGGCAGGCAGGTGGACTCAAAACTGGAATGCTTGGTAATGCTCAACCAGATGTAGCAGCGCCTGATGTTTCAGCATCTCAAAAGAGGCAGAAGATATCTCAGCCTATATCTACTGTCTCAGTAGGTGCACCATCTCCTGCACTGCACTCACAACTTGCTGCTTCCATGCAGCCTTCATCATCAATTGCAAAAAGGGGAGCTGCTGCAGGAACCAAATCCAAGAAGCCTAAATCa GGTTGGACATTATCTGGTGCATCTTCGGTGAAATCCATGCAGTACCCTTCTGCAGGTCCTAGTGGAAGGgtccaaatttccaataggaaataTTCTGTTGCTTTTGCAGCAGGTGAAACTCCTGAGCCAGCATCACTTGATCCACTAATTGGGCGGAAAGTCATGACTAGATGGCCCGaagatgataatttttatgaagCTGTTATAACTGATTATAATCCACTTGAG GGTCTGCATGCTTTAGTTTATGATATTGGCACGGACAATGAGACATGGAAATGGGTCAATCTCAAAGAG ATTTGTCCAGAAGATGTAAGATGGGAGGGTGAGGATCCAGGTATCACTCATCAGTCTGGTCAAGGTCCACCACATCATGGGGTTAAGAGGACCACAGGCCACGGTGGTGGAATTCCAGGTGCAGGAAGGGGAAGAGGATCCCTGAAGAGTCAGACGAAGAGAGATTTTCCCCCATCCCAAAATGGCAATGCGAAGAAGAGCACTGGTGATATTGAAATACTCCACACTGAAACTCTAATAAAGGAA GTAGAGAAACTTCTTGGTGAAAGTCATATTGATACTCTCGAGATTGACAAAGCCAAGAAAATGTTGAAA GAGCACGAACAGGCATTGATGGATGCAATTGCAAGGCTAGTAGATGCATCTGATTGTGAGAG AAGAGGCCAAGCACCAGTTCTCACATGGCCAACCCGTCGACCGTGA
- the LOC103975120 gene encoding protein EMSY-LIKE 3 isoform X1: MEYGPYDSSGTDDDLPPSHYNRSARGVCVNGNGRAMIGAIPYANIPNDMEVQIHRLEQDAYSSVLRAFKAQSDAITWEKEDLITELRKELRVSDEEHRELLSRVNADDIIQRIREWRQAGGLKTGMLGNAQPDVAAPDVSASQKRQKISQPISTVSVGAPSPALHSQLAASMQPSSSIAKRGAAAGTKSKKPKSGWTLSGASSVKSMQYPSAGPSGRVQISNRKYSVAFAAGETPEPASLDPLIGRKVMTRWPEDDNFYEAVITDYNPLEGLHALVYDIGTDNETWKWVNLKEICPEDVRWEGEDPGITHQSGQGPPHHGVKRTTGHGGGIPGAGRGRGSLKSQTKRDFPPSQNGNAKKSTGDIEILHTETLIKEVEKLLGESHIDTLEIDKAKKMLKEHEQALMDAIARLVDASDCESPIAASCFAEEAKHQFSHGQPVDRDRE, translated from the exons ATGGAGTATGGCCCTTATGATAGTAGCG GAACTGATGATGATCTTCCACCATCTCATTATAATAGGAGTGCAAGAGGAGTATGTGTGAATGGGAATGGAAGAGCGATGATTGGTGCTATTCCATATGCTAACATACCAAATGATATGGAAGTTCAAATACATCGGCTTGAGCAAGATGCATATAGTTCAGTTCTTCGAGCGTTTAAGGCTCAATCTGATGCCATTACTTGG GAGAAGGAAGATCTTATAACTGAGCTCAGAAAGGAGCTGAGAGTATCAGATGAGGAACACAGAGAACTATTAAGCAGGGTTAATGCTGATGACATTATTCAGAGAATAAG AGAATGGAGGCAGGCAGGTGGACTCAAAACTGGAATGCTTGGTAATGCTCAACCAGATGTAGCAGCGCCTGATGTTTCAGCATCTCAAAAGAGGCAGAAGATATCTCAGCCTATATCTACTGTCTCAGTAGGTGCACCATCTCCTGCACTGCACTCACAACTTGCTGCTTCCATGCAGCCTTCATCATCAATTGCAAAAAGGGGAGCTGCTGCAGGAACCAAATCCAAGAAGCCTAAATCa GGTTGGACATTATCTGGTGCATCTTCGGTGAAATCCATGCAGTACCCTTCTGCAGGTCCTAGTGGAAGGgtccaaatttccaataggaaataTTCTGTTGCTTTTGCAGCAGGTGAAACTCCTGAGCCAGCATCACTTGATCCACTAATTGGGCGGAAAGTCATGACTAGATGGCCCGaagatgataatttttatgaagCTGTTATAACTGATTATAATCCACTTGAG GGTCTGCATGCTTTAGTTTATGATATTGGCACGGACAATGAGACATGGAAATGGGTCAATCTCAAAGAG ATTTGTCCAGAAGATGTAAGATGGGAGGGTGAGGATCCAGGTATCACTCATCAGTCTGGTCAAGGTCCACCACATCATGGGGTTAAGAGGACCACAGGCCACGGTGGTGGAATTCCAGGTGCAGGAAGGGGAAGAGGATCCCTGAAGAGTCAGACGAAGAGAGATTTTCCCCCATCCCAAAATGGCAATGCGAAGAAGAGCACTGGTGATATTGAAATACTCCACACTGAAACTCTAATAAAGGAA GTAGAGAAACTTCTTGGTGAAAGTCATATTGATACTCTCGAGATTGACAAAGCCAAGAAAATGTTGAAA GAGCACGAACAGGCATTGATGGATGCAATTGCAAGGCTAGTAGATGCATCTGATTGTGAGAG CCCCATTGCGGCATCTTGTTTTGCAGAAGAGGCCAAGCACCAGTTCTCACATGGCCAACCCGTCGACCGTGATCGAGAATGA
- the LOC103975120 gene encoding protein EMSY-LIKE 3 isoform X3: MEYGPYDSSGTDDDLPPSHYNRSARGVCVNGNGRAMIGAIPYANIPNDMEVQIHRLEQDAYSSVLRAFKAQSDAITWEKEDLITELRKELRVSDEEHRELLSRVNADDIIQRIREWRQAGGLKTGMLGNAQPDVAAPDVSASQKRQKISQPISTVSVGAPSPALHSQLAASMQPSSSIAKRGAAAGTKSKKPKSYPSAGPSGRVQISNRKYSVAFAAGETPEPASLDPLIGRKVMTRWPEDDNFYEAVITDYNPLEGLHALVYDIGTDNETWKWVNLKEICPEDVRWEGEDPGITHQSGQGPPHHGVKRTTGHGGGIPGAGRGRGSLKSQTKRDFPPSQNGNAKKSTGDIEILHTETLIKEVEKLLGESHIDTLEIDKAKKMLKEHEQALMDAIARLVDASDCESPIAASCFAEEAKHQFSHGQPVDRDRE; the protein is encoded by the exons ATGGAGTATGGCCCTTATGATAGTAGCG GAACTGATGATGATCTTCCACCATCTCATTATAATAGGAGTGCAAGAGGAGTATGTGTGAATGGGAATGGAAGAGCGATGATTGGTGCTATTCCATATGCTAACATACCAAATGATATGGAAGTTCAAATACATCGGCTTGAGCAAGATGCATATAGTTCAGTTCTTCGAGCGTTTAAGGCTCAATCTGATGCCATTACTTGG GAGAAGGAAGATCTTATAACTGAGCTCAGAAAGGAGCTGAGAGTATCAGATGAGGAACACAGAGAACTATTAAGCAGGGTTAATGCTGATGACATTATTCAGAGAATAAG AGAATGGAGGCAGGCAGGTGGACTCAAAACTGGAATGCTTGGTAATGCTCAACCAGATGTAGCAGCGCCTGATGTTTCAGCATCTCAAAAGAGGCAGAAGATATCTCAGCCTATATCTACTGTCTCAGTAGGTGCACCATCTCCTGCACTGCACTCACAACTTGCTGCTTCCATGCAGCCTTCATCATCAATTGCAAAAAGGGGAGCTGCTGCAGGAACCAAATCCAAGAAGCCTAAATCa TACCCTTCTGCAGGTCCTAGTGGAAGGgtccaaatttccaataggaaataTTCTGTTGCTTTTGCAGCAGGTGAAACTCCTGAGCCAGCATCACTTGATCCACTAATTGGGCGGAAAGTCATGACTAGATGGCCCGaagatgataatttttatgaagCTGTTATAACTGATTATAATCCACTTGAG GGTCTGCATGCTTTAGTTTATGATATTGGCACGGACAATGAGACATGGAAATGGGTCAATCTCAAAGAG ATTTGTCCAGAAGATGTAAGATGGGAGGGTGAGGATCCAGGTATCACTCATCAGTCTGGTCAAGGTCCACCACATCATGGGGTTAAGAGGACCACAGGCCACGGTGGTGGAATTCCAGGTGCAGGAAGGGGAAGAGGATCCCTGAAGAGTCAGACGAAGAGAGATTTTCCCCCATCCCAAAATGGCAATGCGAAGAAGAGCACTGGTGATATTGAAATACTCCACACTGAAACTCTAATAAAGGAA GTAGAGAAACTTCTTGGTGAAAGTCATATTGATACTCTCGAGATTGACAAAGCCAAGAAAATGTTGAAA GAGCACGAACAGGCATTGATGGATGCAATTGCAAGGCTAGTAGATGCATCTGATTGTGAGAG CCCCATTGCGGCATCTTGTTTTGCAGAAGAGGCCAAGCACCAGTTCTCACATGGCCAACCCGTCGACCGTGATCGAGAATGA
- the LOC135635027 gene encoding protein neprosin-like, protein MLEKIITKEAEVMVEDVAEAMDMAETLKGLKYNAMFAKGDAGETQRPQGKSMAGGITELWRASRETCPQGTVPIRRTTEEEALRVRKYERKLLEGAAESPFPNHEVRMYAIGTVKDENLYYGAEATYNVWAPAVANNGEFSLSQFWLTSGTYATNLNTIEAGWQADAYKSTGCYNIECAGFVQTDTNIVLGGSINPSSTYNGKQMEVEILVRKVFVNMSAPLSSV, encoded by the exons atgttggagaaaattataaccaaagaggccgaggttatggtcgaggacgtggccgaggccATGGACAtggcagaaactctaaaaggtctgaaatacaatgctatgtttgcaaaag GAGACGCCGGAGAGACCCAAAGGCCGCAAGGCAAGTCCATGGCCGGTGGCATCACCGAGTTGTGGAGAGCCTCACGGGAGACGTGCCCACAGGGAACAGTTCCGATTAGAAGAACCACGGAAGAAGAGGCTCTGCGAGTGAGGAAGTATGAGAGGAAGCTTTTAGAGGGTGCAGCAGAAAGTCCCTTCCCTAATCATGAGGTTAGGATG TATGCAATTGGGACGGTGAAAGATGAAAACCTGTACTACGGTGCAGAAGCCACCTACAACGTGTGGGCGCCGGCAGTGGCCAACAACGGCGAGTTCAGCTTATCACAGTTTTGGCTCACTTCTGGCACTTACGCCACCAACCTCAACACCATCGAAGCCGGGTGGCAG GCCGATGCATATAAGTCCACGGGTTGCTATAACATAGAGTGCGCTGGTTTCGTCCAAACCGACACCAATATCGTTCTCGGAGGCTCTATCAATCCATCATCAACTTACAACGGAAAGCAAATGGAAGTGGAGATACTAGTTCGGAAG gtcttcgtcaacatgtctgctccgttgtcatctgtatga